In Cydia pomonella isolate Wapato2018A chromosome 1, ilCydPomo1, whole genome shotgun sequence, one genomic interval encodes:
- the LOC133522011 gene encoding uncharacterized protein LOC133522011, giving the protein MDTAAFVRANSSNLPIVDPYMLMEFMKNSDKHNAGEIRDAKTLSSSRESYVETAIGYVETKRTGNLCDVRAKVVPEQRITSKYYVVMFHLERGYTYMQCQGVEPI; this is encoded by the exons ATGGATACCGCTGCTTTTGTTAGAGCAAACTCATCTAATTTGCCAATAGTAGACCCATATATGCTTATGGAGTTTATGAAGAATAGCGACAAACATAATGCCGGTGAAATAAGAGATGCCAAAACTTTGTC gtCTTCAAGAGAATCATATGTTGAGACTGCTATTGGATATGTTGAAACAAAGCGGACTGGGAATCTTTGTGATGTGAGAGCTAAAGTTGTTCCTGAACAAAGAATAACAAGCAAATACTATGTTGTGATGTTCCATTTAGAACGAGGCTACACCTATATGCAGTGCCAAGGAGTCGAGCCAATCTGA
- the LOC133530102 gene encoding uncharacterized protein LOC133530102 has product MNTNTYKLYKDPKTCFIPTCSKTDLKNPDLKFFTVRKELKQRWCQLVGRNCPNRALFCCADHLNFEEDLENYGQWISGAKPRLKINAILKNFSKKPLSAINKNIEDLNRPSTSSAADNAGMQVSDSIDAAIQCDKRIGVSNKFVLAQPKTQTIATQFRGRKIKESVMPSRMMQLPNTEKSPNQSPSLFGTSNFDSSSSAQQEDIEKRGREHLLKIITNKPKMFLGLPKSFWWIINFIAQECSCLAFHIIICLFKLKNNDSFARMSEEFQMARSTIHLVFEIVLSTYFQNCIYLPPLSEIKIFLPLAFKIRYSNVQCIIDCFEIQIEKPSDPEKQAQTWSQYKSCNTMKYLIGCTPAGYISFISQGYGGRTSDKAITKNSCFVDVLPLNAVIMADRGFKEIESLLITKNGKLLRPPSVFANQKMTKKDVIKTKVIASLRVHVERVIRRLREFHMLKPHSVVNNKHLKYLDDLVIIACGLSNLQNPIIKDV; this is encoded by the exons ATGAATACAAACACTTATAAACTATATAAAGATCCTAAAACATGCTTTATACCAACGTGCTCCAAGACTGATCTGAAAAACCCGGATTTGAAGTTTTTTACTGTAAGAAAAGAGCTGAAACAACGTTGGTGTCAATTGGTTGGCAGGAACTGTCCAAACCGAGCACTGTTTTGCTGTGCGGACCACTTAAAT tttgaAGAAGATTTGGAAAATTATGGACAATGGATCTCTGGTGCAAAGCCAAGACTGAAAATAAATGCCATACttaagaatttttcaaaaaaaccaTTAAGTGCAATCAATAAGAATATTGAAGATCTTAATCGGCCATCAACTTCAAGTGCTGCTGACAATGCTGGCATGCAGGTCTCTGACAGT ATAGATGCAGCTATACAGTGTGATAAAAGAATAGGTGTTTCAAACAAGTTTGTTTTGGCCCAGCCGAAGACTCAAACCATAGCTACTCAATTCCGTGGgcgaaaaataaaagaaagtgtGATGCCATCACGAATGATGCAACTACCGAACACTGAGAAGAGTCCCAATCAATCACCATCCTTGTTTGGGACATCCAACTTCGACTCGTCTTCGAGTGCTCAACAAGAGGATATTGAAAAACGTGGCAGGGAGCACCTACTAAAAATTATTACTAACAAACCCAAAATGTTTTTAGGTCTGCCAAAAAGCTTTTGGTGGATTATTAATTTCATTGCCCAGGAGTGCTCTTGTTTGGCATTTCATATTATCATATgtctatttaaattaaaaaacaatgacTCTTTTGCTAGGATGAGTGAAGAATTTCAAATGGCCAGGTCAACCATACATTTAGTGTTTGAAATAGTTTTGTCCACATactttcaaaattgtatatatttaccACCACTAtcagaaataaaaatttttttaccatTAGCATTTAAAATCAGATATTCGAATGTACAGTGTATTATAGACTGTTTCGAGATTCAAATAGAAAAACCCAGCGATCCAGAGAAGCAGGCGCAGACTTGGTCGCAGTACAAATCATGCAACACGATGAAATATTTGATTGGCTGCACACCCGCTGGATACATTTCATTCATCTCACAGGGTTATGGGGGACGTACATCTGATAAAGCCATCACGAAGAACAGTTGCTTTGTTGATGTACTTCCCCTAAATGCAGTAATCATGGCCGATCGTGGTTTTAAGGAGATTGAATCACTCTTAATCACAAAAAATGGAAAACTCTTAAGACCTCCTAGTGTCTTCGCCAatcaaaaaatgacaaaaaaagacGTAATTAAAACTAAGGTGATTGCCAGTTTGAGGGTGCACGTTGAGCGTGTAATTAGGAGATTACGGGAATTCCATATGTTAAAACCCCACTCTGTGGttaataacaaacatttaaaatatttggacGACCTGGTCATTATAGCTTGCGGATTAAGTAATCTTCAGAATCCAATAATAAAAGACGTTTGA